One Bdellovibrio bacteriovorus str. Tiberius DNA segment encodes these proteins:
- a CDS encoding BrnT family toxin produces MEFEWNSSKERINHKKHGIWFDEAKTCWSDSHSLEFYDEPHSQSEDRFLKLGYSLKGRLLMTSFCERVHGNTIRLISSRRATDKERGFYEERI; encoded by the coding sequence TTGGAATTCGAGTGGAACTCGTCCAAAGAGAGGATTAACCACAAAAAGCACGGCATCTGGTTTGACGAAGCGAAGACCTGCTGGTCAGACAGCCATTCACTGGAGTTCTATGACGAGCCTCACAGCCAATCCGAGGATCGCTTTTTAAAGCTAGGGTACTCATTAAAAGGACGCCTGCTGATGACATCCTTTTGTGAGCGTGTACATGGCAATACAATTCGTCTTATCTCGTCCCGCAGGGCCACCGACAAGGAAAGAGGATTTTATGAAGAAAGAATATGA
- a CDS encoding endonuclease/exonuclease/phosphatase family protein, whose protein sequence is MKNLLQLKNLTLALLLSLLVGCAVTFKKAEFSLPPKAADEVSVMSFNVENLFDTTHDENRNDYTYMPLAVKQKDPKIVQACKDTNDSAYRVGECLSTDWSEEQLDKKLQNLSKVVLGVDGVGPDVLMLIEVENENVLNIWNKKYLQKAGYSTVILIEGPDKRGIDLGLMSRLPVVGKPVLHPIPWKPKNDEDKKWMEASRGVLEVTLKAPNGDPITFLTAHFPSQANPTYWRQQAAEFVAKLIKDKGPDTMVIAGGDLNITHEEESKEHIFRDTFSPVGDVSHFVGCKECPGTHNYRKSWSFLDAHIYSKALLEKGSGSYKMEPNTIDVIRYDDVHLKKGKYPLRWDYDRQIGVADHFPLYVRLKQRGPAKTPVKDEAAAKETNPAKDAKKTKKK, encoded by the coding sequence ATGAAAAATTTACTGCAACTTAAGAACCTGACCCTTGCTCTTCTTCTGTCCCTGCTAGTTGGTTGTGCCGTCACCTTCAAAAAGGCCGAGTTTAGCCTGCCACCGAAGGCCGCTGACGAGGTTTCCGTGATGTCGTTCAACGTCGAAAACCTGTTCGACACGACCCACGATGAAAACCGCAACGACTACACTTATATGCCTTTGGCGGTGAAACAGAAGGATCCAAAAATCGTTCAAGCCTGCAAAGACACCAACGACAGCGCTTACCGCGTGGGCGAGTGCCTTTCCACGGACTGGAGCGAGGAACAGCTGGATAAAAAGCTGCAAAACCTTTCCAAGGTGGTTCTGGGCGTTGACGGCGTGGGCCCTGACGTTTTGATGCTGATCGAAGTCGAAAACGAAAACGTTCTGAATATCTGGAACAAAAAATACCTTCAAAAAGCCGGCTACAGCACCGTGATCCTGATCGAGGGCCCGGACAAGCGTGGTATCGATCTGGGCTTGATGTCCCGTCTGCCTGTGGTTGGAAAACCGGTTCTGCACCCCATCCCTTGGAAGCCTAAAAACGACGAAGACAAAAAATGGATGGAAGCATCCCGTGGCGTCCTGGAAGTGACCCTGAAGGCTCCTAATGGCGATCCTATCACCTTCCTGACAGCCCACTTCCCGTCCCAGGCCAATCCGACTTACTGGCGTCAACAGGCTGCGGAGTTCGTGGCTAAATTGATCAAAGACAAGGGGCCGGACACCATGGTTATTGCCGGCGGTGACTTGAACATCACCCACGAGGAAGAAAGCAAAGAACACATCTTCCGTGACACCTTCAGCCCGGTGGGTGACGTTTCCCACTTTGTAGGCTGCAAAGAGTGCCCGGGCACACATAACTATCGTAAGAGCTGGTCTTTCCTGGATGCGCACATCTATTCCAAAGCGCTTCTGGAAAAAGGTTCTGGCAGCTATAAAATGGAACCAAACACCATCGATGTGATCCGCTACGACGACGTTCACCTGAAAAAGGGCAAATACCCTCTTCGTTGGGATTACGACCGTCAGATCGGCGTGGCCGATCACTTCCCGCTGTATGTTCGTCTGAAACAGCGTGGCCCGGCGAAAACTCCTGTTAAGGATGAAGCCGCCGCAAAAGAAACAAACCCCGCTAAAGACGCTAAAAAGACGAAAAAGAAGTAG
- a CDS encoding THUMP domain-containing class I SAM-dependent RNA methyltransferase, whose protein sequence is MRFFVATPLDFEKLALAEMKEVWPFLLGKDAKPHSLPFPEVTVLEGGFEFETELFIGLQLNFFLKTANRILLRMTSFKAKDLPKFYQKFKSLPWIDFLPHAHVEWEVAAQKSRLNNEKRLQESAEAALTELFKGVKGKETCASIYIRMDDDTCTISLDSTGEHLHKRGWATLKGEAPLRETLAAILLKEIIGNSSPAETAQITLLDPMMGSGTFLCEARALWAGQFVRDFAFKKWKRAPKLFQSSSFALNYKLPAAHPFRAYVGLDIDADMIPAAEGNFSEVERQLQAVQKAAFVKAPHKFIHGNSLEVSEDVGASWLVVNPPYGERLPVAGSGGLKALAKLLCERHNPLKLGILYPEKERLGTVPAGYKLLKEVKINNGGLRCLFTVLTRL, encoded by the coding sequence ATGAGATTTTTCGTTGCAACACCATTGGATTTTGAAAAGTTGGCTTTGGCTGAAATGAAAGAAGTTTGGCCGTTCCTGTTGGGGAAAGACGCCAAACCTCACTCTTTGCCGTTCCCGGAAGTCACTGTGCTTGAGGGTGGTTTCGAGTTCGAGACGGAGTTGTTCATTGGGTTGCAGCTGAATTTTTTCCTGAAAACGGCCAATCGTATTTTACTGCGCATGACTTCGTTTAAGGCGAAAGATCTGCCCAAGTTCTATCAGAAATTCAAATCCCTGCCGTGGATTGATTTCCTGCCGCACGCCCATGTCGAGTGGGAAGTGGCTGCGCAAAAAAGTCGTCTGAATAATGAAAAGCGTCTGCAGGAAAGTGCCGAAGCGGCCCTGACAGAGTTGTTCAAAGGTGTTAAAGGCAAAGAAACCTGCGCCAGCATTTATATCCGCATGGATGATGACACCTGCACGATCAGCCTTGATTCCACGGGCGAGCATCTGCACAAGCGCGGCTGGGCGACACTTAAAGGTGAAGCTCCTTTGCGTGAAACTTTGGCGGCGATCCTGCTGAAAGAAATCATCGGTAACAGCAGCCCTGCGGAAACAGCTCAGATCACATTGTTGGATCCAATGATGGGTTCAGGCACCTTCCTGTGCGAGGCGCGCGCCCTGTGGGCCGGTCAGTTTGTCCGGGACTTTGCTTTCAAAAAATGGAAGCGCGCCCCGAAGCTTTTCCAGTCCTCCAGTTTTGCTCTGAATTACAAGCTGCCAGCAGCGCATCCTTTTAGGGCTTATGTGGGCTTGGATATTGATGCCGACATGATTCCGGCGGCGGAAGGAAACTTCAGTGAAGTCGAGCGTCAGCTTCAAGCCGTGCAAAAGGCGGCATTTGTGAAAGCGCCTCACAAGTTCATCCATGGCAATTCTTTGGAGGTCAGTGAGGATGTCGGGGCTTCGTGGCTGGTGGTAAATCCGCCCTACGGAGAACGTCTTCCGGTGGCTGGAAGCGGGGGCCTGAAGGCCCTGGCCAAGCTTCTCTGTGAGCGTCATAATCCCCTGAAGCTGGGTATTCTTTACCCTGAAAAAGAGCGCCTTGGGACGGTGCCAGCAGGCTATAAACTGCTTAAAGAGGTTAAAATCAACAATGGCGGCTTGCGCTGCCTGTTCACTGTTTTGACACGTCTGTAA